A region from the Ptychodera flava strain L36383 chromosome 10, AS_Pfla_20210202, whole genome shotgun sequence genome encodes:
- the LOC139142419 gene encoding uncharacterized protein gives MAPSVIILFSFLFGQIAIYRTAGECCQPSLEWKLVFKGVAGIGGNLYDLFTSDEGLNEDVQGARALTNEFQGHYKNHLMDKWEGIGVTEVKVALYTGGKEKASLLFNGISSDKESWFSNERLRSSPWDDLMDTKLENGKDGQYFSVAGDDGINRHFYINNNYGGCGNDAGWLVVVDDGSTVCNWSEYADKPYFMYGSNSKVTYESGNAQFADVIAIFIKHQFEYIENGQDWDLVFKAVTGAGGNVLDLWNSDGGRNEGNSRATDINTGFRDHYKNSKIDDWSSLGVKEVKVAIYYECKEVMYMIFNGEDSDKNNWFSKERLTSTSTLT, from the exons ATCGCGATTTATAGAACAGCAGGAGAATGTTGCCAGCCTTCATTAG AATGGAAACTGGTATTTAAGGGCGTTGCTGGCATTGGTGGTAATTTATATGACCTGTTCACATCTGATGAAGGACTGAATGAAGATGTACAGGGGGCAAGGGCTTTGACCAACGAGTTTCAAGGTCACTACAAAAATCATCTTATGGATAAGTGGGAAGGAATTGGCGTCACTGAG GTCAAAGTCGCTTTGTACACGGGAGGCAAGGAGAAAGCAAGTCTGCTCTTCAATGGCATCAGTTCGGATAAAGAGAGTTGGTTCAGTAATGAACGATTAAGATCTTCTCCATGGGACGATTTAATGGACACAAAGTTAGAGAACGGAAAGGAtggtcaatatttttcagttgcaGG CGACGATGGTATTAATCGACATTTCTACATAAACAATAACTATGGTGGTTGTGGTAATGATGCCGGTTGGTTGGTTGTGGTCGATGATGGCTCAACTGTCTGCAACTGGAGTGAATATGCGGACAAACCATACTTCATGTATGGTTCCAACTCAAAAGTTACGTATGAAAGTG GAAACGCTCAGTTTGCTGACGTGATCGCAATTTTCATTAAACATCAGTTTG AGTACATAGAAAATGGTCAGG ATTGGGATCTGGTATTTAAGGCCGTTACCGGCGCTGGAGGAAATGTTCTAGATCTCTGGAATAGCGACGGTGGAAGGAATGAAGGCAACTCAAGGGCAACAGATATAAACACTGGTTTCCGTGATCATTACAAGAATTCTAAAATCGACGACTGGTCTTCACTTGGAGTGAAAGAG GTCAAAGTAGCCATATATTACGAATGTAAAGAGGTCATGTATATGATATTTAATGGTGAAGATAGCGATAAGAACAACTGGTTCAGCAAAGAAAGACTGACCTCCACTTCTACACTGACCTGA